One window of the Bacteroidota bacterium genome contains the following:
- a CDS encoding T9SS type A sorting domain-containing protein: MLKVYDVLGREVATLVDEFKEAGYHEVAIDGTNYSSGIYFYRIQSGGFMQLKKMMVVR; the protein is encoded by the coding sequence ATGTTAAAAGTTTACGATGTTTTGGGTCGTGAAGTGGCAACGCTTGTGGATGAGTTTAAAGAAGCCGGTTACCATGAGGTTGCCATTGATGGAACTAATTACTCTAGCGGGATATATTTTTACAGAATTCAATCTGGAGGTTTTATGCAATTGAAAAAAATGATGGTTGTGAGATAG